In Syntrophaceae bacterium, one genomic interval encodes:
- a CDS encoding serine hydroxymethyltransferase produces the protein MTHLKKTDPEIADAILRETIRQAGKLEMIASENFVSEAVLEAQGGIMTNKYAEGYPAKRYYGGCEYVDVAESLAIERCKKLFGADHANVQPHSGTQANMAVYFATLQPGDTVLGMNLSHGGHLSHGSPANFSGKLYNVVAYGVRKDTETIDFNEVEDQAKKHRPKLIVVGASAYPRTIDFEAFRRIADSVGAVIMADIAHIAGLVAVGLHPSPIPVCEFVTSTTHKTLRGPRGGLVMCRQDFAQALNSRVFPGMQGGPLMHVIAAKAVAFQEALQPAFAEYQGQIVKNAKAIADALMKEGFRLVSGGTDNHLMLVDLTESGVTGRDAQEVLDRAGITVNKNGIPFDTRGPMVTSGIRIGTPALTTRGMKEEEMRLVAGWIARVLRDPGNESLVASVRADVSALCERFPLYAERIRAGS, from the coding sequence ATGACGCACCTGAAAAAGACCGATCCGGAAATCGCCGACGCCATTCTGCGGGAAACGATCCGGCAGGCCGGCAAGCTGGAGATGATCGCCTCGGAGAACTTCGTCAGCGAGGCCGTTCTGGAGGCCCAGGGCGGCATCATGACGAACAAGTACGCCGAGGGCTACCCGGCGAAGCGTTATTATGGAGGCTGCGAGTACGTGGACGTGGCCGAGTCGCTGGCCATCGAGCGCTGCAAGAAGCTTTTCGGCGCCGACCACGCGAACGTCCAGCCCCACTCGGGCACCCAGGCCAACATGGCCGTCTACTTCGCCACCCTCCAGCCGGGCGATACGGTCCTGGGCATGAACCTCTCCCACGGCGGTCACCTCTCCCACGGCAGCCCCGCCAACTTTTCGGGGAAGCTTTATAACGTCGTAGCCTACGGCGTCCGGAAGGACACGGAGACCATCGACTTCAACGAGGTGGAAGACCAGGCGAAGAAGCACCGCCCGAAGCTGATCGTCGTCGGCGCCAGCGCCTATCCCCGGACCATCGACTTCGAGGCCTTCCGGCGGATCGCCGACTCGGTCGGGGCCGTCATCATGGCCGACATCGCCCACATCGCGGGACTCGTGGCCGTGGGGCTGCACCCTTCGCCGATTCCCGTCTGCGAGTTCGTCACCTCGACGACCCACAAGACCCTCCGGGGTCCCCGCGGAGGCCTCGTCATGTGCCGCCAGGACTTCGCCCAGGCCCTGAACAGCCGGGTGTTTCCGGGCATGCAGGGGGGCCCGCTGATGCACGTCATCGCGGCGAAGGCCGTGGCTTTCCAGGAGGCACTTCAGCCGGCCTTTGCCGAATACCAGGGCCAGATCGTCAAAAACGCGAAGGCCATCGCCGACGCGCTCATGAAGGAAGGCTTCCGCCTCGTCTCCGGCGGGACGGACAACCACCTGATGCTGGTGGACCTCACGGAATCCGGCGTGACCGGCCGGGACGCCCAGGAGGTCCTGGACCGGGCGGGCATCACCGTCAACAAGAACGGCATCCCCTTCGACACGAGGGGCCCCATGGTGACCAGCGGGATCCGGATCGGGACGCCGGCCCTTACAACCCGGGGCATGAAAGAAGAAGAGATGCGCCTCGTCGCGGGCTGGATCGCCCGGGTTCTCCGGGATCCCGGCAACGAAAGCCTCGTGGCGAGCGTCCGGGCGGACGTCTCGGCCCTCTGCGAGCGGTTCCCCCTCTATGCGGAGCGGATCCGGGCGGGGTCATGA
- the nrdR gene encoding transcriptional repressor NrdR has product MKCPFCANGENKVIDSRVSKDSSSIRRRRECLACGKRFTTYEYVEEVLPVVVKKDGRREPFDMVKIRNGIKKACEKRPIPTESIEEIIERIEQACQEYQGKEIPSTAIGEQVMRELKGLDGVAYVRFASVYRSFKDVGDFMEELQDFLQVNKEKQK; this is encoded by the coding sequence ATGAAGTGCCCTTTCTGCGCCAACGGCGAGAACAAGGTCATCGATTCCCGGGTGAGCAAGGACAGCAGCTCCATCCGCCGCCGCAGGGAATGCCTGGCCTGCGGAAAGCGCTTCACGACCTACGAGTACGTCGAGGAGGTCCTGCCGGTGGTGGTCAAGAAGGACGGCCGCCGGGAGCCCTTCGACATGGTGAAGATCCGGAACGGCATCAAGAAGGCCTGCGAGAAGCGGCCCATCCCCACGGAGTCGATCGAGGAGATCATCGAGCGGATCGAGCAGGCCTGCCAGGAATACCAGGGGAAGGAGATCCCCTCCACGGCCATCGGAGAGCAGGTCATGCGGGAGCTGAAAGGCCTCGACGGCGTGGCCTACGTGCGGTTCGCTTCGGTGTACCGGTCCTTCAAGGACGTCGGGGATTTCATGGAGGAGCTGCAGGACTTCCTCCAAGTCAACAAGGAGAAGCAGAAGTAG
- a CDS encoding riboflavin synthase, with translation MFTGIIQGFGTVRGLAKKGPEGRLEVEAALDLSDIRTGDSIAVNGACLTVTRRDGNRFAADVSAETLERTTLKGLRTGERVNLEKALRLTDFLGGHLVLGHVDTVGRIVEKTDRGSSIVFGFEISRELGKYVVEKGSIAVDGISLTVNRCENNRFYVNVIPHTAQETSLGFRKVADTVNIETDILGKYIEKLLQGGKGGRGIDRAFLAEHGFDKGY, from the coding sequence ATGTTCACGGGAATCATCCAGGGGTTCGGGACCGTCCGGGGGCTCGCGAAGAAAGGCCCCGAGGGCCGGCTGGAAGTGGAGGCCGCCCTGGACCTTTCGGACATCAGGACGGGCGACAGCATCGCCGTCAACGGCGCCTGCCTGACGGTGACGAGGCGGGACGGAAACCGCTTCGCCGCCGACGTCTCGGCGGAAACCCTGGAGCGGACGACCCTGAAGGGCCTCCGGACGGGGGAGCGGGTGAACCTGGAAAAAGCCCTGCGCCTGACCGATTTTCTCGGGGGGCACCTCGTCCTGGGCCACGTGGACACCGTGGGACGGATCGTCGAGAAGACGGACCGGGGCTCCTCGATCGTCTTCGGCTTCGAGATTTCCAGGGAACTGGGAAAGTATGTCGTGGAGAAGGGTTCCATCGCGGTGGACGGCATCAGCCTGACGGTAAACCGTTGTGAAAATAACCGTTTCTATGTTAACGTCATCCCCCACACGGCGCAGGAGACCTCTCTGGGATTCCGGAAGGTGGCCGACACCGTGAACATCGAGACGGACATTCTGGGCAAATACATCGAGAAGCTTCTGCAGGGAGGAAAGGGCGGCCGGGGGATCGACCGGGCCTTCCTGGCGGAACACGGCTTCGACAAGGGATATTGA
- a CDS encoding cytidine deaminase gives MTDGAARRPSWDEYFMDIVGVVSRRSTCVRRKVGAALVRDRRILSTGYNGAPSGMAHCLDRGCLRLEKKVPSGERHELCRGLHAEQNAIIQAALHGVSVRGATLYCTNQPCVICAKMIINAGIVRIVIRDGYQDDLAAEMLQEAGIEVSQS, from the coding sequence ATGACGGACGGCGCGGCCAGGCGTCCCTCATGGGACGAGTACTTCATGGACATCGTCGGGGTCGTCTCCCGGCGCTCCACCTGTGTGCGACGCAAGGTGGGGGCGGCGCTGGTCCGGGACCGGCGGATCCTGTCCACGGGGTACAACGGCGCCCCCTCCGGGATGGCCCACTGCCTCGACCGGGGGTGCCTCCGGCTGGAGAAAAAGGTCCCTTCGGGAGAGCGCCACGAGCTGTGCCGTGGGCTCCACGCGGAGCAGAACGCCATCATCCAGGCGGCCCTGCACGGCGTCAGCGTCCGGGGGGCGACTCTGTACTGCACGAACCAGCCCTGCGTGATCTGCGCGAAGATGATCATCAACGCGGGGATCGTCCGGATCGTCATCCGCGATGGTTACCAGGACGACCTGGCGGCGGAGATGCTCCAGGAGGCGGGCATCGAGGTGTCCCAGTCATGA
- a CDS encoding bifunctional 3,4-dihydroxy-2-butanone-4-phosphate synthase/GTP cyclohydrolase II, producing the protein MAVSSIKEALEDIRNGRMVILVDDEDRENEGDLCMAAQFATPEAVNFMARFGRGLICLTLTEEHADRLHLYPMVRDNRSRFGTAFTVSIEAKHGVSTGISAADRATTIRAAVDDNARPEDLVSPGHIFPIRARKGGVLVRTGQTEGSVDMARLAGLKPSGVICEVMKDDGTMARMPDLEAFAAEHRLKIVTIADLIEFRMQHERLIHRSASALLPTKFGGDFRITVYENDVDDILHIALVKGEITPEDEVLVRVHSECATGDIFGSLRCDCGDQLQTAMKMVEDEGKGVIVYMHQEGRGIGLVNKIKAYELQEQGRDTVEANLDLGFKADLRDYGIGAQILADQGVRKMRLMTNNPRKVVGLEGYGITITERVAIEIEPTDSSIRYLSAKKKKMGHMLNGV; encoded by the coding sequence ATGGCAGTCAGTTCGATCAAGGAAGCGTTGGAAGACATCCGGAACGGCCGGATGGTTATACTCGTCGACGACGAGGACCGGGAAAACGAGGGAGATCTCTGCATGGCGGCCCAGTTCGCCACGCCGGAGGCCGTCAATTTCATGGCCCGCTTCGGACGGGGCCTCATCTGCCTGACCCTGACGGAGGAACACGCCGACCGGCTCCATCTGTACCCCATGGTGCGGGACAACCGGTCCCGCTTCGGCACGGCCTTCACCGTTTCCATCGAGGCGAAGCACGGGGTCTCCACGGGGATCTCGGCGGCCGACAGGGCCACGACCATCCGGGCGGCCGTGGACGACAACGCCCGGCCGGAAGACCTGGTCAGCCCGGGCCACATTTTCCCGATCCGGGCCCGCAAGGGCGGCGTCCTCGTCCGGACGGGACAGACGGAAGGCTCGGTCGACATGGCCCGCCTGGCGGGGCTCAAGCCCTCCGGCGTCATCTGCGAGGTCATGAAGGACGACGGGACGATGGCCCGCATGCCCGACCTGGAGGCCTTCGCCGCGGAGCATCGCCTGAAGATCGTCACGATCGCGGACCTGATCGAATTCCGGATGCAGCACGAGCGTCTCATTCACCGCTCCGCCTCGGCGTTGTTGCCGACCAAATTCGGCGGCGATTTCCGCATCACCGTCTACGAGAACGACGTGGACGACATCCTCCATATCGCCCTGGTCAAGGGAGAGATCACGCCGGAGGACGAGGTCCTCGTCCGGGTCCACTCGGAGTGCGCCACCGGCGATATCTTCGGGTCCCTTCGCTGCGACTGCGGCGACCAGCTGCAGACGGCCATGAAGATGGTGGAAGACGAAGGCAAGGGCGTGATCGTCTATATGCACCAGGAGGGGCGCGGCATCGGCCTGGTGAACAAGATCAAGGCCTACGAGCTGCAGGAGCAGGGCCGCGACACGGTGGAGGCGAACCTGGATCTGGGATTCAAGGCGGACCTCCGGGACTACGGCATCGGTGCCCAGATCCTGGCGGATCAGGGCGTCCGCAAGATGCGCCTCATGACGAACAATCCCCGCAAAGTAGTCGGCCTGGAGGGATACGGCATCACGATCACCGAGCGTGTTGCCATCGAAATCGAGCCGACGGACAGCAGCATCCGGTACCTGTCGGCGAAAAAGAAGAAGATGGGGCACATGCTGAACGGAGTATAG
- a CDS encoding DUF2892 domain-containing protein, whose protein sequence is MRLVIAIVLIAANAAGWITGITGLILAVIAGMLLSSVASGYCPLYVRLGIKKSI, encoded by the coding sequence ATCCGGCTCGTTATCGCCATTGTTCTCATCGCAGCCAATGCCGCAGGCTGGATAACGGGAATAACGGGGCTTATCCTTGCCGTAATTGCCGGGATGCTTCTCTCGAGCGTTGCGTCGGGATACTGCCCTCTCTATGTGAGGCTTGGAATTAAAAAGTCAATATGA
- a CDS encoding 6,7-dimethyl-8-ribityllumazine synthase translates to MPKTVEGKIVAKGMRFGVIASRFNDFICGRLIEGALDALVRAGADEKDIQVYKVPGAFELPLAAKKIAKSGRFDAVICLGAVIRGATPHFEYISAEVTKGIAMVGLETEVPVAFGVLTTDTIEQAIERAGTKSGNKGWDAAMTAIEMVDLFRKI, encoded by the coding sequence ATGCCGAAAACGGTGGAAGGAAAGATCGTCGCCAAGGGGATGCGGTTCGGGGTCATCGCCAGCCGCTTCAACGACTTCATCTGCGGCCGTCTCATCGAAGGAGCCCTGGACGCCCTCGTGCGGGCCGGCGCCGACGAGAAGGACATCCAGGTCTACAAGGTTCCGGGAGCCTTCGAGCTGCCCCTGGCGGCGAAGAAGATCGCCAAGAGCGGCCGGTTCGACGCCGTGATCTGCCTGGGGGCGGTGATCCGGGGGGCCACACCCCACTTCGAGTACATCAGCGCCGAGGTGACCAAGGGGATCGCCATGGTCGGGCTGGAAACGGAAGTGCCCGTCGCCTTTGGAGTCCTCACGACCGATACGATCGAACAGGCCATCGAGCGGGCCGGGACGAAGTCGGGCAACAAGGGCTGGGACGCGGCCATGACGGCCATCGAAATGGTCGACCTCTTCCGGAAGATCTGA
- the nusB gene encoding transcription antitermination factor NusB, protein MQVRRKAREAAVQILYGLDVQERDPWEALEHYWQNFDRSEMPAEAREFTADLVTGTWERRDEIDGLIGSCSEHWSLPRMSKVDKAILRMAVYELRFCPDIPPKVALNEAIDLGKLFGSENSGAFINGILDALHGRFGRENRSPEPQPDASESGEEDPKSPASIPD, encoded by the coding sequence ATGCAAGTCAGAAGAAAGGCCCGGGAAGCGGCCGTACAGATCCTCTACGGCCTCGACGTCCAGGAACGGGACCCCTGGGAAGCTCTTGAACACTACTGGCAGAACTTCGACCGTTCGGAGATGCCGGCGGAGGCCCGCGAATTCACCGCGGACCTGGTGACCGGCACCTGGGAGCGGCGGGACGAGATCGACGGGCTCATCGGAAGCTGTTCCGAGCACTGGTCTCTCCCCCGCATGTCCAAGGTCGACAAGGCCATCCTGCGGATGGCCGTCTACGAGCTCCGGTTCTGCCCTGACATCCCCCCCAAAGTGGCCCTCAACGAGGCCATCGATCTGGGGAAGCTCTTCGGTTCCGAAAACTCGGGGGCCTTCATCAACGGCATCCTCGACGCCCTCCACGGCCGCTTCGGCCGGGAGAACCGGTCCCCGGAGCCTCAACCCGACGCGTCGGAATCCGGCGAGGAAGACCCGAAAAGCCCGGCATCCATCCCGGACTAG
- a CDS encoding leucine--tRNA ligase — protein MNIKYNPWEIEQKWQKKWEENKTFHVHEDPARKKYYLLEMFPYPSGRIHIGHVRNYAIGDVVSRYKRMQGFNVLHPMGWDSFGMPAENAAIERGIHPAVWTNDNIANMKKQLKRMGFSYDWDRELSTCEPFYYKWEQLFFLWMYEKGLAYKKTSSVNWCPKCQTVLANEQVEAGLCWRCSSDVVEKTLDQWFFRITAYVEELLEGCDRLPGWPERVLTMQRNWIGKSHGFEMIFPMADGNGEIKVFTTRQDTIYGATFMLVAAEHPLVLELAKGKACEGEVQEFVEKIKRQDKNLRTSDYYEKEGVFLESYCLNPVTHKKMPIFAANFVLADYGTGCVMAVPTHDQRDFEFAKKYNLPLIVVIQPQNRALNVQTMTEAYVDEGILVNSGPFNGMENMKALDAIADHLISINRGQRTIQYRLRDWGISRQRYWGAPIPMVYCEKCGTVPVPEKDLPVVLPMDVELTGEGGSPLARHKAFAETTCPGCGGAARRETDTMDTFVESSWYFDRFCCAVHDVKPGLDRKALDYWMPVDQYIGGIEHAILHLLYSRFYTRMLRDFGIIGVDEPFANLLTQGMVCKETMKCPEHGFLFPEEAKDGKCATCGKDVIIGKTEKMSKSLKNIVDPDYLVEKYGADTARAFCLFASPPEKDLEWSDQGVEGSFRFLSRIWRIVMEEYLDDIRDMAPFDGKTPLEGDLKNLRRKTHQTIRKVTGDLEDRFRFNTAISAVMELVNALYLLNRPDKGDKLALSVIREAVEAVLLLMAPIVPHITEELWEMLGKKTPLADMPWPAWDREVASEEEITIVLQINGKVRSRITVPADEEEDKIKALARGDEKIAKMIEGKQVVKEIYVPRKLVNIVVKD, from the coding sequence ATGAACATCAAGTACAACCCCTGGGAAATCGAACAGAAATGGCAGAAGAAGTGGGAGGAGAACAAGACGTTCCACGTACATGAGGATCCCGCGCGAAAGAAATATTACCTCCTGGAGATGTTCCCCTATCCCTCCGGCCGGATCCACATCGGCCACGTCCGCAACTACGCCATCGGCGACGTCGTTTCCCGCTACAAGCGGATGCAGGGGTTCAACGTCCTGCACCCCATGGGCTGGGACTCCTTCGGAATGCCCGCCGAAAACGCCGCCATCGAGCGGGGCATCCACCCCGCCGTCTGGACAAACGACAACATCGCCAACATGAAGAAGCAGCTCAAGCGGATGGGTTTCAGCTACGACTGGGACCGTGAGCTTTCCACCTGTGAGCCCTTCTACTACAAGTGGGAGCAGCTCTTCTTCCTGTGGATGTACGAAAAGGGCCTGGCCTACAAGAAGACCTCCTCGGTGAACTGGTGCCCCAAGTGCCAGACCGTCCTGGCCAACGAGCAGGTGGAGGCGGGGCTCTGCTGGCGCTGCTCCTCCGACGTGGTGGAGAAGACCCTGGACCAGTGGTTTTTCCGGATCACAGCGTACGTGGAGGAGCTCCTGGAAGGATGCGACCGGCTCCCCGGCTGGCCCGAGCGGGTTCTCACGATGCAGCGCAACTGGATCGGCAAGAGCCACGGCTTCGAGATGATCTTTCCCATGGCCGACGGCAACGGCGAGATCAAGGTCTTCACCACCCGGCAGGACACCATCTACGGCGCCACGTTCATGCTCGTCGCGGCGGAGCATCCCCTCGTCCTGGAACTGGCGAAGGGCAAGGCCTGCGAGGGCGAGGTCCAGGAGTTCGTCGAGAAGATCAAGCGGCAGGACAAGAACCTGCGTACCTCCGACTACTACGAGAAGGAGGGCGTCTTCCTCGAGTCGTACTGCCTCAACCCCGTGACCCACAAGAAGATGCCCATCTTTGCCGCCAATTTCGTCCTGGCGGACTACGGCACGGGCTGCGTCATGGCGGTGCCGACCCACGACCAGCGGGACTTCGAGTTTGCCAAGAAGTACAACCTGCCGCTCATCGTGGTCATCCAGCCGCAGAACCGGGCGCTCAACGTCCAGACCATGACGGAGGCCTACGTCGACGAGGGGATTCTCGTGAATTCCGGCCCGTTCAACGGGATGGAGAACATGAAAGCCCTCGATGCCATCGCCGATCACCTGATCTCGATCAACCGGGGGCAGCGGACCATCCAGTACCGCCTCCGCGACTGGGGGATCTCGCGACAGCGCTACTGGGGTGCGCCGATCCCCATGGTTTACTGCGAAAAGTGCGGTACCGTCCCGGTGCCCGAGAAAGACCTCCCGGTGGTCCTGCCGATGGACGTGGAGCTGACCGGCGAGGGCGGCTCGCCCCTGGCCCGGCACAAGGCCTTCGCCGAGACGACCTGCCCCGGCTGCGGTGGCGCCGCCCGGCGAGAGACGGACACCATGGACACCTTCGTGGAATCCTCCTGGTACTTCGACCGGTTCTGCTGCGCCGTTCACGACGTCAAGCCCGGACTGGACCGGAAGGCCCTGGACTACTGGATGCCCGTGGACCAGTACATCGGCGGGATCGAGCACGCGATTCTCCACCTTCTCTACTCCCGGTTCTACACGCGGATGCTCCGGGACTTCGGCATCATCGGCGTGGACGAGCCCTTCGCGAACCTGCTTACCCAGGGCATGGTCTGCAAGGAGACGATGAAGTGCCCCGAGCACGGCTTCCTCTTCCCCGAAGAAGCCAAGGACGGCAAATGCGCCACCTGCGGCAAGGACGTCATCATCGGCAAGACGGAGAAAATGTCGAAATCGCTGAAGAACATCGTCGATCCCGACTACCTGGTGGAAAAATACGGCGCCGATACGGCGCGGGCCTTCTGCCTCTTCGCGTCGCCGCCGGAGAAGGACCTGGAGTGGAGCGACCAGGGGGTCGAGGGTTCTTTCCGCTTCCTCAGCCGCATCTGGCGGATCGTTATGGAAGAGTACCTGGATGACATCCGGGACATGGCTCCCTTCGACGGAAAGACGCCCCTGGAGGGGGACCTGAAAAACCTCCGCCGGAAGACCCACCAGACGATCCGCAAGGTCACCGGCGACCTGGAAGACCGCTTCCGTTTCAACACCGCCATCAGTGCCGTTATGGAGCTGGTGAATGCCCTGTACCTGCTGAACAGGCCGGATAAAGGCGACAAGCTGGCCCTCTCGGTGATTCGGGAGGCCGTGGAGGCGGTGCTTCTCCTGATGGCCCCCATCGTTCCCCATATCACCGAAGAGCTGTGGGAAATGCTCGGCAAGAAGACGCCCCTGGCCGACATGCCCTGGCCGGCGTGGGACCGGGAGGTGGCCTCCGAGGAGGAGATCACCATCGTACTCCAGATCAACGGCAAGGTCCGCAGCCGCATCACCGTGCCTGCCGACGAGGAGGAGGACAAGATCAAGGCGCTCGCCCGGGGAGACGAAAAAATCGCGAAGATGATCGAGGGGAAGCAGGTGGTCAAGGAGATTTACGTTCCCCGCAAGCTCGTCAACATCGTGGTCAAGGACTGA
- a CDS encoding 30S ribosomal protein S20: MATHASAIKRSKQDEKRRLRNAMVKSNVKTSVKQVLGAVAGKDKEESQAALKEAIPAIQKAAAKGAFHKKTASRKVSRLTRKVNTLLEK, translated from the coding sequence TTGGCCACACACGCATCCGCGATCAAGAGAAGCAAGCAGGACGAGAAACGGCGCCTCAGAAACGCCATGGTGAAATCCAACGTCAAGACGTCGGTCAAGCAGGTCCTCGGGGCCGTGGCCGGCAAGGACAAGGAAGAGTCGCAGGCCGCGCTGAAGGAAGCGATTCCGGCGATTCAGAAGGCCGCCGCAAAGGGCGCCTTTCACAAGAAGACCGCCTCCCGCAAGGTCTCCCGCCTCACCAGGAAGGTCAACACCCTTCTCGAGAAGTAA
- a CDS encoding IS1595 family transposase, protein MQWLSILKLFELEVSVRKMSQQMKMSYKAVYGAVSTIRMAILNHAADADVLLGGEIELDESYFGGRRKGNRGRGAAGKVPVFGILERKGVVQVSVVPNVTAETLLGLTVKKVRRGSVVYTDKFRSYDSLMFCGYRHLKVDHGKYFSSGKVTINGLEGFWSWAKERLIKHHGVSKEQFPLYLKELEFRYNNRNSDIFDQVATFLCDLVPKWD, encoded by the coding sequence GTGCAATGGTTGTCGATCCTCAAGCTCTTTGAACTGGAAGTATCTGTCCGGAAGATGTCCCAGCAGATGAAGATGTCCTACAAGGCTGTTTATGGAGCCGTGAGCACGATCCGGATGGCCATTTTGAATCATGCAGCCGACGCCGATGTTCTCCTGGGCGGTGAGATCGAACTGGATGAGTCCTACTTCGGAGGCCGACGGAAAGGCAACCGGGGCCGTGGAGCCGCCGGGAAGGTTCCCGTGTTCGGCATCCTGGAGAGGAAAGGCGTCGTCCAGGTCAGTGTTGTCCCGAATGTCACGGCAGAGACCTTGCTGGGTCTCACCGTCAAGAAGGTTCGCAGGGGAAGCGTCGTTTATACTGACAAGTTCAGGAGTTACGACAGCCTGATGTTCTGCGGATACCGGCATCTGAAAGTGGACCATGGAAAGTACTTCTCTTCCGGTAAGGTCACCATCAACGGATTGGAGGGGTTCTGGAGTTGGGCCAAGGAGAGACTGATCAAGCATCATGGCGTCTCCAAGGAACAGTTCCCTCTTTATTTGAAAGAACTGGAGTTTCGATATAATAATCGCAACTCTGATATTTTCGACCAAGTTGCTACTTTTCTCTGCGATCTTGTGCCAAAATGGGACTAA
- a CDS encoding AMP-binding protein, translating to MNPDEIHDSPNNLVDLFEESVIKWPDIRFFGVKNQESGQYEWLTRRQIAVRVDHLRGTLAKLGLSKGDKAGIIINNCVEWFVCEQAVHGLGGVFVPMYLQELPKIWKYIISDAAIKFLFVRDESVYEKVKDFQQEIGTLKDIFMVYGDGDKSLSALEEMGKQNPAPSVKPHWSDLAHIIFTSGTTGDPKGVMLSHGNATWAARSSIDTFELNETSQVISILPWAHVYGQNCDLHNYLYCGGGIAFVESLEKFMQNVQESKPTAINAVPRIITRIYDAIMQTVSADPVKKQFFDAALAEAAKNRDLPEKTKEFKDYDELVFSKIRGIFGGNLKFIVSASALLKPEIALFFRDIGQPTYDCYGMTETSAGITLNCTEFGNKLGTVGRPIKHTNVVIDKSRVEEGSLDGEICVYGPQVMMGYYNKPKINEEVMMPDQWNGFAGIRTGDRGWFDEEGFLHITGRFKDEYKLANGKYVHPESIENEMKLLPCVANTIIYGEGKEFNVAVVVPDFAALKADPDAKAWVKDTLEETLQSEDLKDYLSKKIIDYLRKSFGGYEVPQKFLFVAEDFTVANGMLTQTMKLKRSNVLKQYREPLLALY from the coding sequence ATGAACCCGGATGAAATTCATGACAGCCCGAACAACCTGGTCGATTTGTTCGAAGAAAGCGTAATCAAGTGGCCGGACATCCGTTTTTTCGGCGTCAAAAATCAGGAATCCGGACAGTATGAATGGCTGACGCGCCGGCAGATTGCCGTCAGGGTCGATCACCTCCGCGGTACCCTTGCGAAACTCGGTTTATCCAAAGGCGACAAAGCCGGCATCATCATCAACAACTGCGTTGAGTGGTTCGTCTGCGAACAGGCGGTCCACGGGCTGGGCGGGGTATTCGTGCCCATGTATCTGCAGGAGCTCCCGAAGATCTGGAAATACATCATCAGCGACGCGGCGATCAAATTCCTCTTCGTCCGGGACGAGAGCGTCTACGAAAAAGTCAAAGATTTCCAGCAGGAAATCGGTACGCTGAAAGACATTTTCATGGTTTACGGTGACGGGGACAAAAGCCTTTCCGCCCTGGAGGAGATGGGGAAGCAGAACCCCGCTCCTTCCGTCAAGCCTCACTGGTCGGACCTTGCACACATCATTTTCACATCCGGCACCACGGGCGATCCCAAGGGCGTCATGCTCTCCCATGGAAATGCGACCTGGGCCGCCAGATCCAGCATCGATACGTTCGAGCTCAACGAGACTTCGCAGGTGATCTCTATCCTGCCCTGGGCGCACGTCTACGGGCAGAACTGCGACCTGCACAACTATCTTTACTGCGGCGGCGGGATCGCCTTTGTCGAATCGCTGGAAAAATTCATGCAGAATGTCCAGGAATCCAAGCCCACGGCGATTAATGCCGTTCCGCGAATCATTACCAGAATTTATGATGCCATCATGCAGACCGTGAGTGCCGATCCCGTGAAAAAGCAGTTTTTTGACGCGGCGCTGGCGGAGGCGGCCAAAAACAGAGATCTGCCCGAGAAGACAAAAGAATTCAAAGATTATGACGAACTGGTCTTTTCCAAGATCCGCGGCATTTTCGGCGGCAATCTGAAATTCATCGTCAGCGCCAGCGCACTTTTAAAACCGGAAATCGCCCTTTTCTTCAGGGATATCGGCCAGCCGACCTACGATTGCTACGGCATGACGGAGACATCGGCCGGCATTACCCTCAACTGCACCGAATTCGGCAACAAGCTGGGAACGGTGGGCAGGCCCATCAAGCACACGAATGTCGTGATCGACAAATCCCGCGTGGAGGAGGGCAGCCTCGACGGCGAGATTTGCGTTTACGGGCCCCAGGTCATGATGGGCTACTACAACAAGCCCAAGATCAACGAAGAGGTCATGATGCCGGACCAATGGAACGGCTTTGCGGGCATTCGCACGGGAGACCGCGGCTGGTTCGACGAGGAAGGCTTTCTGCATATCACCGGCCGCTTCAAGGACGAATACAAGCTGGCCAACGGTAAGTATGTGCATCCGGAAAGCATTGAAAATGAAATGAAGCTTCTGCCCTGTGTCGCCAACACCATCATCTATGGCGAGGGGAAGGAATTCAACGTGGCCGTCGTCGTTCCCGACTTTGCCGCCCTGAAAGCCGATCCCGATGCCAAGGCGTGGGTGAAAGACACACTGGAAGAGACGCTGCAAAGCGAAGATTTGAAGGACTATCTGTCCAAAAAGATTATCGATTATTTGCGCAAGTCATTCGGCGGTTATGAAGTGCCGCAGAAGTTCCTTTTTGTTGCTGAAGACTTCACGGTCGCGAACGGCATGCTGACCCAGACCATGAAGCTCAAAAGAAGCAATGTCCTCAAACAATATAGAGAACCGCTTCTGGCTCTCTATTGA